Proteins encoded within one genomic window of Gloeobacter kilaueensis JS1:
- the galE gene encoding UDP-glucose 4-epimerase GalE: MILVTGGAGYIGSHVVLALQRAGFEALVLDNLVYGHAEFVPADKLIHGELEDREKLKQLFADHPIEAVIHMAAYAYVGESVTKPAIYYRNNIYGTLCLLEAMVEAGVGKIVFSSTCATYGEPDQIPIPESHPQRPINPYGFTKLVVEQMLRDFDRAYGLRSVVFRYFNAAGAEPDGQIGEDHNPETHLIPLVLDVAIGRRPHITVFGDDYATVDGTCVRDYIHVSDLADAHVLGLKYLRTGGETTFFNLGNGNGFSVQQVIDAARQITGKPIAQVLGARRPGDPAQLVGGADRARQVLGWSPRFADIETIIATAWRWHQSRFGKD, from the coding sequence ATGATCCTGGTGACGGGCGGTGCCGGTTATATCGGTTCCCATGTCGTTCTTGCCCTGCAGCGGGCTGGTTTTGAGGCTCTGGTCCTCGACAACCTCGTCTACGGCCATGCGGAGTTCGTTCCCGCCGACAAGCTGATCCACGGTGAACTGGAGGACCGCGAGAAGCTCAAGCAGCTTTTTGCGGACCATCCAATCGAGGCGGTCATCCATATGGCCGCCTACGCCTACGTCGGTGAATCGGTGACAAAACCGGCTATCTACTACCGCAACAATATTTACGGCACCCTCTGCCTGCTGGAGGCGATGGTCGAGGCGGGGGTGGGCAAGATCGTCTTTTCCTCCACCTGTGCCACCTACGGCGAGCCCGATCAGATCCCAATTCCCGAAAGCCACCCCCAGCGCCCGATCAACCCCTACGGTTTTACCAAGCTGGTGGTCGAGCAGATGCTGCGCGACTTCGACCGGGCTTACGGTTTGCGCTCCGTTGTCTTTCGCTACTTCAACGCCGCTGGAGCCGAGCCGGACGGGCAGATTGGCGAGGACCACAATCCAGAAACGCACCTGATTCCGCTCGTGCTCGATGTGGCGATTGGCCGCCGCCCCCACATCACTGTCTTCGGCGACGACTATGCCACCGTCGATGGTACCTGCGTGCGCGACTATATCCACGTGAGCGATCTGGCCGATGCCCATGTGCTGGGGCTCAAGTACCTGCGCACGGGCGGCGAGACGACTTTTTTCAACCTCGGCAACGGCAATGGCTTCTCGGTGCAACAGGTGATCGATGCCGCCCGGCAGATCACCGGCAAACCGATCGCCCAGGTGCTTGGGGCGCGCCGCCCCGGCGATCCGGCTCAACTCGTAGGCGGCGCTGATCGAGCCCGCCAGGTACTGGGCTGGTCTCCCCGCTTTGCTGACATCGAGACGATCATCGCCACCGCCTGGCGCTGGCACCAGTCGCGCTTCGGCAAAGACTGA